A part of Gadus morhua chromosome 17, gadMor3.0, whole genome shotgun sequence genomic DNA contains:
- the rasl11a gene encoding ras-like protein family member 11A-like yields the protein MRITADPTRTMSGGGSGNFLLVPIPEYPVLDCVVPNKNVKIVVLGASNVGKTALIVRFLTKRFIGDYEANTGALYSRKLNLEGEEVSLQVQDTPCVALQDDVDGLYCQEQINRSIYWADGYVLVFSITDYNSYRTIQPLYQHVRRIHPSGNIPVILVGNKSDLLRARQVPAEEGEGLAASLGGVYFEASARENHDGVHAAFLQLCQEVSRALGGGNGEKRRAGLHLARPKSPNMQELKRRFRQVLSSKVKSASGP from the exons ATGCGGATCACAGCCGACCCAACGAGGACGATGAGCGGTGGCGGCTCTGGCAACTTTCTGCTGGTTCCCATACCGGAGTACCCTGTGCTGGACTGCGTGGTTCCCAACAAAAACGTAAAAATCGTGGTGTTGGGTGCAAGCAACGTCGGGAAAACTG CACTCATTGTCCGCTTCCTCACCAAGAGGTTCATAGGAGACTATGAAGCCAACACCG gtGCTCTGTATTCCAGGAAGTTGAATCTGGAGGGCGAGGAGGTCTCATTGCAGGTCCAGGACACACCCTGCGTAGCTctccag GATGATGTGGACGGGTTGTACTGCCAGGAACAGATAAATAG GTCCATCTACTGGGCAGACGGCTACGTCCTGGTGTTCTCCATCACAGACTACAACAGCTACCGCACCATCCAGCCTCTGTACCAGCATGTCCGCCGCATCCACCCCTCGGGGAACATACCTGTCATACtg GTGGGCAACAAGAGCGACCTGCTGAGGGCCCGGCAGGTGCctgcggaggagggggaggggctagcCGCCAGCCTAG GGGGGGTGTACTTTGAGGCGTCGGCGAGAGAGAACCACGACGGCGTCCACGCGGCCTTCCTCCAGCTCTGTCAGGAG gTGAGCCGGGCGCTGGGCGGGGGGAACGGGGAGAAGCGGAGGGCCGGGCTCCACCTGGCCAGGCCCAAGTCCCCCAACATGCAGGAGCTCAAGAGGAGGTTCCGCCAGGTCCTCTCCTCCAAGGTCAAGTCGGCCTCGGGTCCCTGA
- the usp12b gene encoding ubiquitin carboxyl-terminal hydrolase 12 yields MEILMTVRKIASICTMGANASALEKEIGPEQFPVNEHYFGLVNFGNTCYCNSVLQALYFCRPFREKVLAYKVQPRRKESLLTCLADLFNSIATQKKKVGVIPPKKFISRLRKENELFDNYMQQDAHEFLNYLLNTIADLLQEEKTPEQQAHNGKLLHNGGAGGAGGVGGDAGGDVGGGGGGGGGGGGGSSGGTKEAQRTWVHEIFQGTLTNETRCLNCEAVSSKDEDFLDLSVDVEQNTSITHCLRGFSNTETLCSEYKYYCEQCRSKQEAQKRMRVKKLPMILALHLKRFKYMDQLHRYTKLSYRVVFPLELRLFNTSGDATNPDRMYDLVAVVVHCGSGPNRGHYITIVKSHGFWLLFDDDIVEKIDAQAIEEFYGLTSDISKNSESGYILFYQSRD; encoded by the exons ATGGAAATACTGATGACAGTCCGAAAGATCGCCTCGATTTGTACGATG gGCGCCAATGCCTCCGCTTTGGAGAAGGAGATTGGACCGGAACAGTTTCCCGTAAATGAACACTACTTCGGATTGGTCAAT TTTGGAAACACCTGCTACTGTAACTCAGTCCTGCAGGCGTTGTATTTCTGCCGGCCGTTCAGAGAGAAAGTTCTGGCATATAAG gTGCAGCCAAGGCGTAAGGAGTCTCTGCTCACCTGCCTGGCCGACCTCTTCAACAGCATCGCCACGCAAAAGAAGAAGGTGGGGGTCATCCCCCCCAAGAAGTTCATCTCCCGTCTGAGGAAGGAGAATg agcTCTTTGATAACTACATGCAGCAGGACGCCCATGAGTTCCTCAACTACCTCCTCAACACCATCGCGGACCtcctgcaggaggagaagaCCCCTGAGCAGCAGGCCCACAACGGGAAGCTCCTCCACAACGGAGGAGCGGGAGGGGCGGGAGGAGTTGGAGGGGATGCGGGGGGAGACGtggggggaggcggaggtggagggggaggaggtggaggagggagtagTGGGGGGACGAAGGAGGCGCAGCGCACCTGGGTGCATGAGATCTTCCAGGGGACGCTGACCAACGAGACACGCTGCCTCAACTGTGAAGCG GTGAGCAGTAAAGACGAGGACTTCCTTGACCTGTCCGTCGACGTGGAGCAAAACACCTCTATCACACACTGTCTCag GGGCTTCAGCAACACAGAAACGTTATGCAGTGAGTACAAGTACTACTGTGAACAGTGCCGCAGCAAACAGGAAGCACAGAAGAG gaTGAGGGTGAAGAAGCTGCCCATGATCCTGGCGCTGCACCTCAAGAGGTTCAAGTACATGGACCAGCTGCACCGCTACACCAAGCTGTCCTACCGCGTGGTCTTCCCCCTGGAGCTGCGGCTCTTCAACACCTCGGGCGACGCCACCAACCCCGACCGCATGTACGACCTGGTGGCCGTCGTGGTGCACTGCGGCAG CGGTCCCAACAGAGGTCACTACATCACCATCGTTAAAAGCCATGGCTTCTGGCTGTTGTTTGATGACGACATTGTGGAG AAAATCGACGCCCAGGCCATTGAGGAGTTCTACGGGCTGACGTCGGACATTTCCAAGAACTCTGAATCGGGTTACATCCTGTTCTACCAGTCCAGAGACTGA
- the gc2 gene encoding retinal guanylyl cyclase 2, with the protein MLSHPALLAGGQNNLITMDTDHGGHATYPQSPSSHPHLPPPHPPLSSPAYPPRSPPRQLPCPSPPLSSSSPSPLLPPCSLSSSSSRSSCLSSSSSSSSSSSLPQPSTLHSAPLAHSSLSLTLPSLSSSFSSSLSSPLLRPLWFLRLVLPLMALLPCPAQGTRFRVGVVGPWGCDPLFSKAMPGVAAQLAVDRINKDPALSWEDTFDYVLLQEPCQTARGLQSFLGFQSQASAFIGLANPVYCDAASMLSKGWNKAMFSWWCEGHRLEDVQSHPSFSRSTPRPSRVLLSLLRYFRWAHVGIISSPEPVWAETANMVADSLRSYGVVVRLVDVVENSPQSARKTLAKFHKLGHMQMVVLCMHSVLLGGQTQRLLLETAYDMRMSDGGLAFVPYDALLFSLPHRNVSYDALRTNGKLRRAYDAVLTVTVESAAAGDFYEAYGAAVASGEVGKAWKPQQVSPLFGTIYNSVLLMAYALRSLRDSGDWLSGGNLARHTQNLELEGFSHPIRTNGSSTALLNFVVLDTDGLSWELRPTHRVELEGNMVHFLGRDIHFPNAYGPSQDAACWFNKGPLCSAGVNLILAVSIFLGVMVTIFLLMALLYCVRRRIIQIRLVRGPNRIRLTLADVTFISASLCNKMLSMSDSRTSEAKLSVNEHSVRSNVSEQSPATHENSNVAIYEGDWVWLKKLPSGAFKGLDPNTSIVFELIQDLRHENINPFMGFFQDCGVFAMVTEFCSRGSLEDLLLNEEVKLDWMFKSSLLLDLIKGMKYLHNRGVCHGRLKSRNCVVDGRFVLKITDCGYNEVLEAQRFSPPGPPPPEDLLWTAPEVLRGGHPGLHGNKHADVYSFGIIMQEVVIRGPPYCMLDLTATEILERVTKPPPICRPVVSPDYAPAECIHLMKLCWSEQPDRRPAFDEIFNQFKDIHKGRKTNIIDSMLRMLEQYSSNLEELIRERTEELEIEKQKTEKLLTQMLPKSVAQALKMGTTVEPEDFESVSLYFSDVVGFTTISAHSEPIEVVDLLNDLYTLFDAIIGNHDVYKVETIGDAYMVASGVPILNGDRHAAEIANMALDILSAVGTFKMRHMPDVPLRLRIGLHTGPCVAGVVGLSMPRYCLFGDTVTTASRMESSGMPQRIHVHQSTVKILLDLRLGYKFTLRGRTEVKGKAEETYWLVGREGFDKPMPIPPEFKPGQKAQTLQMEEIAQYKKRKAQQQQQQQQPASKKN; encoded by the exons ATGCTGTCTCACCCCGCCCTGCTGGCCGGAGGACAGAATAACCTCATCACCATGGATACGGACCATGGCGGTCATGCCACTTACCCGCAATCCCCTTCCTCGCACccacacctccctcctcctcatcctcctctctcttctcctgcgTACCCCCCTCGTTCTCCCCCTCGACAGCTACCCtgtccctcaccccctctctcctcctcctctccttccccccttcttcctccctgctctctttcctcctcttcctcccgctcctcctgtctctcctcctcctcctcttcctcctcctcctcctctttaccACAACCATCTACCCTCCATTCAGCCCCTCTCgcccactcctccctctccttgactctcccctccctctcctcctccttctcctcctccctctcctcccctctcctccggcCCCTCTGGTTCCTCCGGCTGGTTCTACCCCTGATGGCGCTCCTGCCCTGCCCGGCCCAGGGCACCCGGTTCCGGGTGGGCGTGGTGGGACCCTGGGGTTGTGACCCTTTGTTCTCCAAGGCTATGCCCGGCGTGGCCGCCCAGCTCGCGGTCGACCGCATCAACAAAGACCCCGCCTTGTCCTGGGAGGACACCTTCGACTATGTGCTGCTGCAG GAGCCGTGCCAGACGGCCCGTGGTCTGCAGAGTTTCCTGGGCTTCCAGAGCCAGGCGTCGGCCTTCATCGGACTGGCCAACCCCGTCTACTGTGACGCTGCCTCCATGCTCAGCAAGGGCTGGAACAAG gCTATGTTCTCCTGGTGGTGTGAGGGCCACCGTCTGGAGGACGTCCAGAGCCACCCCAGCTTCTCCCGCTCCACGCCCCGGCCCAGCAGAGTATTGCTCAGCCTCCTCCGCTACTTCCGCTGGGCCCACGTGGGCATCATCTCCTCCCCGGAGCCCGTCTGGGCGGAGACCGCCAACATG GTGGCGGACTCCCTGCGGAGTTATGGAGTGGTGGTGAGGCTGGTCGATGTCGTGGAGAACAGCCCCCAGAGTGCCAGGAAAACCCTCGCTAAGTTCCACAAGCTGGGACACATGCAAA tggtggtGCTCTGCATGCACTCGGTGCTGCTGGGCGGGCAGACCCAGCGGCTGCTCCTGGAGACGGCCTACGACATGCGCATGAGCGACGGCGGCCTGGCCTTCGTGCCCTACGACGCGCTGCTCTTCAGCCTGCCGCACCGCAACGTCTCGTACGACGCGCTGCGCACCAACGGCAAGCTGAGGCGGGCCTACGACGCCGTCCTGACCGTCACTGTCgagtcggcggcggcgggcgacTTCTACGAGGCGTACGGGGCGGCGGTGGCGAGCGGCGAGGTGGGCAAGGCCTGGAAGCCACAACAG GTCTCACCTCTCTTTGGGACAATCTACAATTCTGTGTTGCTCATGGCCTACGCTCTGCGGAGCCTCCGGGACTCAGGGGATTGGCTGTCTGGAGGGAACCTGGCCCGGCACACACAGAACCTGGAGCTAGAG GGTTTCAGCCATCCAATCAGAACCAACGGTTCCAGCACTGCTCTGCTGAACTTTGTGGTTCTGGACACCGATGGCCTGTCCTGGGAGCTGAGGCCAACGCACAG GGTGGAGCTGGAGGGCAACATGGTGCACTTCCTGGGCAGAGACATCCACTTCCCCAACGCATACGGACCCAGCCAGGACGCTGCCTGTTGGTTCAACAAGGGGCCCCTCTGCTCTGCAG GTGTGAACTTGATCCTGGCCGTCAGCATCTTCCTTGGCGTCATGGTTACCATCTTTCTCCTGATGGCTCTGTTGTACTGCGTGAG GCGACGCATCATTCAGATCCGACTGGTCCGGGGCCCCAACAGGATCCGGCTCACCCTGGCCGATGTGACCTTCATCAGCGCGTCGCTTTGCAACAAG ATGCTGAGCATGAGTGACAGCAGGACCAGCGAGGCCAAGCTCAGTGTCAACGAACACAGCGTCAGGTCCAACGTGTCCGAGCAATCCCCCGCCACGCACGAGAACTCCAACGTAGCCATCTATGAG GGAGACTGGGTGTGGCTGAAGAAGCTTCCATCCGGAGCCTTCAAGGGCCTAGACCCAAACACCAGCATTGTGTTTGAACTG ATTCAGGACCTCCGCCATGAGAACATCAACCCCTTCATGGGCTTCTTCCAGGACTGTGGCGTGTTCGCCATGGTAACGGAGTTCTGCTCCCGCGGCAGCCTGGAGGACCTGCTGCTGAACGAGGAGGTGAAGCTGGACTGGATGTTCAAGTCCTCCCTGCTCCTCGACCTCATCAAG ggcaTGAAGTACCTCCACAACCGGGGCGTGTGTCACGGCCGCCTCAAGTCCCGGAACTGCGTGGTGGACGGCCGCTTCGTTCTGAAGATCACCGACTGCGGCTACAACGAGGTGCTGGAGGCCCAGCGGTTcagccccccagggccccccccccctgagg ACCTGCTGTGGACGGCTCCCGAGGTGCTTCGAGGTGGGCATCCCGGTCTCCACGGCAACAAGCACGCCGACGTGTACAGCTTTGGCATCATCATGCAGGAAGTGGTCATCAGGGGGCCGCCGTACTGCATGCTGGACCTCACGGCCACAG AGATCCTGGAGCGTGTGACCAAGCCTCCTCCCATCTGTCGGCCCGTGGTCAGCCCGGACTACGCCCCCGCAGAGTGCATACACCTGATGAAGCTTTGCTGGAGCGAGCAGCCAGACAGGAGGCCGGCCTTCGACGAGATCTTCAACCAG TTTAAGGACATCCACAAGGGTAGGAAGACCAACATCATAGACTCGATGCTGCGTATGCTGGAGCAGTACAGCTCCAACCTGGAGGAGCTGATCAGGGAGAGGACTGAAGAGCTGGAGATAGAGAAGCAGAAGACTGAGAAACTACTCACGCAGATGCTGCCCAA GTCCGTGGCACAGGCCCTGAAGATGGGCACCACGGTGGAGCCCGAGGACTTTGAGTCGGTGTCCCTGTACTTCAGCGACGTGGTGGGCTTCACCACCATCTCAGCCCACAGCGAGCCCATCGAGGTGGTGGACCTGCTCAACGACCTCTACACGCTGTTCGACGCCATCATCGGAAACCACGACGTGTACAAG GTGGAGACTATCGGCGATGCGTACATGGTGGCCTCTGGTGTTCCCATACTGAACGGAGACCGGCACGCCGCCGAGATCGCCAACATGGCCCTGGACATCCTCAGCGCAGTGGGAACCTTTAAGATGAGACACATGCCCGACGTTCCACTCAGGTTACGCATAGGACTACACACAG GTCCGTGTGTAGCAGGAGTCGTCGGTCTTTCCATGCCTCGCTACTGTTTGTTTGGCGACACAGTGACCACAGCTTCCCGCATGGAGTCCAGCGGCATGC CCCAAAGGATCCATGTGCACCAGAGCACGGTGAAGATCCTCCTAGACCTCCGCCTGGGGTACAAGTTCACGCTGAGGGGTCGCACCGAGGTCAAG GGTAAGGCAGAGGAGACCTACTGGCTGGTGGGCCGAGAGGGTTTCGACAAACCAATGCCTATTCCTCCAGAATTCAAGCCAGG GCAGAAGGCCCAAACGCTGCAGATGGAGGAGATTGCGCAGTACAAGAAGCGCaaggcccagcagcagcagcagcagcagcagcccgcgAGTAAGAAGAACTGA